From the genome of Procambarus clarkii isolate CNS0578487 chromosome 66, FALCON_Pclarkii_2.0, whole genome shotgun sequence:
tattattttcatattcatgttaaaATAAACAATATAGCATTAGTTAAATGGAGATGTATACATATGAAGAAGACTTGTGTTCTGAAAGCTTCAAATGTGGGTTAAGGTTGTGGACTGTGTACAGGCTGATACATTGCTTCCATTATAGATTGCAAAACTATGCCTCCAATGCAAAAGTAAAAAATTAATAGCTTGTatgaaataaaaattaaaaatgaaCATGCAAGATTTTGTAGGGTGATAAGGTTGCTGCATAGGAATAAAATACTGTATAATCTATTGAgcaggtacagtactgtatagccaTATGAAATGACTACTAGAAAatttattatgttataaaattTAGGTGAATAGACAAACTACAAATATTAGGCAGATAAATTACCTtttgggagagagagaaaaaaagacatTACAGAAGATATGGACATATTAGCATTTTCTGGGAATATGAAGATCTATGACATATTACCTTAGTGAGAAGGGCTTAATGAGTTAATGCTTTAAAAGCCTTGCTTGTTAGTCGAAAGTTGGGACAAATAATAAAGACAAAAATGAGAAATTGGTAACAGGTAAGCAAGTACCAATGCTACCAATTAAATAATTATCTTTTACTACTCCCATAACACTGCTCTAAAAGGTAATTTAGCAACTGGGAATCTTTACTTTCAATTGAAGTCAAGATTTATTAAAAGATAATttccgcttttttttttttggtattctTATACTTCAATTcacaattttgcattttaaaattTATGAAATTCTTCAATGACAAAACCAACCATCTCACCTCTTCTTTGTCTGTAGCAACATTTTAGAATGGTATTTATGTCTTCTCAAAATGTTCGAGAGATCAGCTTCATATCTAGAGAAATTTCCTCCAGTAGCAGTGGGACAATTATCATACAAGTTGTACATGTTGAGGCCCTCGTTATAGATAATGTCTGATGCTTTGTTGACCTGTCAATAAATTTTGCAATGCTCATTATCATGTTTATTTTTGGAATTGAGGTACTATACATTGCAAAGTACCAGATATAGCAATATTATATTTTGCATTACTGCTGGAAATAGTGCAATTTCTAATATTAAATGAATATAGTAGTACTGCATAAAATATCTAGGGTATATGACAGGCTTTTGCTATTTGTACAGAATATGCTCTTGATATCCCCACAAATGTTTAAGCCCAAGAATGCCAAGATAAGTggagtgtgggggtggttgtgtgttgggTCACAATGTGAGGTAATTAAGTGGGTGTGTCAGTCACAGTaatgaacaaatggaatgcactttaaAATGAAATGGTAGCAGACTCCATACAGCTtcaaatataggtacagtataataACCCAATAGGCTTTGGAACCTATTTAACAGTTTTATTGAATGCTGAAATGTAGAACCAAGATGCCAAAGCTCAATTGCAGAAAGAAAATTATGCGAGTACTCTTATCCTAACCAATCCAACCCACACCCATCCCATTACTGCCCTCTCTCATACCCACTCTTACTTGTCTCTTGTCGTCCTACTCGACACTAGCCTAGTAGTTGATGCAGAGGTCGAATTTCAGTGCTTTGGTCTAGCCTCTCAAAGTTTTAAGTGGCATTatgtttttcaacattttgttgAAAAATGGATGTTGACCTAAATAGGTTAGGTAGATTGCCAAGGTTCTTGTGTGTTTTATTTGGCATTAAATCACCACTTACTGCTTTAGAACACAGTGGCCAATGTGTCTGGTAGAAGTTACATCCATCTTTTGAAACACGTCCTCCCTCACAGCAATGAGTCACAAGACGTACCCACAAACTAAAAAGCATAATAATACACTTAATATTCTAGGAATATTAATGTCCATCTAGAGATTGCAGATTAACCGTGCCCCATTCAAAAGCCATTAAACAAGATTTTGTATCATGAGAGTACTGTATTGACTACTAAAGGCCATTACATTCATAACTAATTGCAAGCATCAATGCCAAGTCTCTGCTTTTTATTCCCAAAAtcacaaaaaaaattattaaaatactTACTCTTCACCAAAGAGACCATGGAAATAGGCGAAGAAGATAATAGAGTCGTCATTAAGCTTGTAACTGGAGAGACCATTGCCAATAGCATACCCTTGAAGATTAATGTTGAAATCTTCTTGACCCTCTAGTACTCGTACTGCCAATGTAGGTACATATACACCTGCATAGGATTCTCCAGTGATATAAAACTCATTCTTGCGATACTCTGGAAacttggtggggggaggggaagaaaaaAAACATTAAGCATTTGAAAAATAATTTTTTATGCCACCTTATGCAACATATTTTAATTTACATCTctctaatatacagtatatacaaataATTAGGTCTTCACAGCCTTTCAAAATAACTTTGAAAAGAATTTGCTACAAAGCTTTGTCACTTTCCATGAGTTTTCCATCCATTCCCTTTCTTAACAATCCTAACCATTAAAATGTGCATCACTAGAGTTCATCAAATGTAACATTATTTCATGTTCCTACAAATATCTAGTATTAACATTGGAAATAATGCTTACTTTGGTTGTGAAGAAGTCTTTGAGTGCAAGATAGTTTGAAAGTGAGGTCTCATTATCTCCGGTACTGCAGTCACCGTTGGAGTCATATGAGTAACCAACACAGGCAGGAGCTTCCAGGAATAACACATTAGCCATCTGACAAAAGCAGTTTAATTAAACTTCAGATAAAATTTCATATACTGTAAAGGATAAAATTTCATAAAAAGAAACAAGATTTAAAAATAAGTGAGAATACCTCTGTAAAAAATATATGACAGACCTTCACTCGTACAGGTTCCTTATATAAGAGCCTGTATTCAGTACCTGTTGTAAGTCCATGCACTGTATCCAAGTGCTAAAAAAATGTCACCCTTGGTAAACAAATTTCCAGCTTAATGTGAATTAGCTGCCTAATGCAGGGATACAGATACTCGGCATCACAATACTGACAGCACCAATGAACTAAAGTACTGTAGTAATTGTCACTATGGGATTTTAAAAAATCCAAGGATTTCTAAAAATTCTTGGATCCTTTATGCATTTATAGCAAATCATACTTACCAAATAAAGAACAGGGAAAAATTCACTCTCTTTAATAACTGTAAATAGAACACAGAAAActtattttagcaaaatatcttcCTTGATCTAAAGATATTTTAAGACTGGAACACAAACCTGAACAAGTGTGACACAATTACTGTAAAATACCCTAATCAAAGAAAATTTtattaaatacagtacagtaaaacATAACTGCAAATAACTGAAATTGGAAATACTCAAAATGAGTATAAATATGAATATAAGCAATAGAGAAGAATGTtgctaatactgtacagtattatgaaTAACTGAAAAGATGTCCCCCCAGAGTTTCTTTAAATAAAACAAAGGGTAATCAGTGCAGGCCAAGTGAAAAGGAGAATCACATTCAACTTACAAATGTCGTGAATAAGACTAAAGAACTCTcacaagaggatttaagggatgatCGTGAGTAGTACGTGAGTGAGTCAACCAagatgtgactcatacgtcaggctgcgagcagccgcgtccaacagcctggttgatcagtccggcaaccaggaggcctggtcgacgaccgggccgcggggacgctaagccccggaagcacctcaaggtaacctcaaggtagtacaCCGGCTCTAGAGAACCACTAGTTAATCtcaaaattgcttttaaatacacagATGGACTAATGTTTGAAATGTTACAACTACATAGTGGGCACTATTGGTTGAAAGTAACCAACATTACATACTGTTTAGTATGGGGACTAGGACTAGGTTCCGAATCAAAAGCTTATTTCAAATTCAAGCTTAACCCTACTACAGTATACATCTAGTACCTTTTCAAGAAACAGACtgaagtttttcaatattttcacaGTACAGtagtgtactgtacagtactttagaGCACTCTTGTAATGCGAGAACCCTTCCAAACCCTGAACAAATTTTCTTccaaaataattcaaactgtacaACAAAAACAAATACACCTGAAAAGTAAGGTATTTTCAAACATTCTGTAATAAGCAGTAATGACAATGGTCACTTACAGTGTTCCATGCATAAATATTTTTCTTCAATGTTTTCCCATCAGGATTGACACGGTATGGTCCTAATTCAGCCAGAAGACCTTCCATTGAAGAGCATCCAGGGCCACCATTCATCCAAAGAACCAAAGGGTCATCTGCAGGGCTGCGTGAAGACTCCACAAACCTGAAATTTTTCCATTCATGCATTACCTATTCATTATACAGCAGTACAGGTACAACTATCTTGAGGCCATGTGATGCCTGGTTTCACTGTAATAAAAATAAAACCCATTTTCATTATGTATTGCAAACATTATCCCTGATAAACCTACACAAAATACCTACCAATAGTGGAGGTTCTTTCCCTCAGCCCCAGACAAATATCCACTATAATGACGAAAAGGGATGATGTGATTGAGTCCTGGAAGATGTGTTATTTCATCAGCAGCAGGGGCTCCTAATGCTCCAATAGCCAAATAGGCCACCACAGCCACAAGCTTATGCATCTTTACCACtgcaaataaaaataatattgtacaggatatgtaaatatatatagtaataataaaacaACTTAAACCAACAAGGCTATACTGTACAGCACTGCCATTCTTAAATTATTCAGATAGCACTGCCATTCTTAAATTAATAAGAATTACATATACAGGtacgtacagtactgtactatacaaTAAGTTGCAGACATGCAAATACAAGCTTTCAGGAAGAACTAATCAATCAGGAACAGGAACAAGCAGTCCCAGTGGTGCAGTAGTAAAGCACTTGCCCGGCGCTTTGCGTGCACTTTGGCCTGggaagattgactgggcgccaatccttaattgtagcccCTATTTATTCAGCGGTGAATGGgtactggttgttaaacgatttggcatttagtattccagggaaaaaataggattaaggatctgcccgaaatgctatgcgtggtaATTGCTTTACAGGAATGTAAGTACAGTACTCtataatttataaataaaaataaacaatactgtaaTGGAATaagaatatacagtacagtacaagatATAACAATTTAGAAAGTCAACACAGGTAGATGTTACTCCAAAATTCCAAACCCACAGCACAACTACAAGTTAATAACATTACATTGCAGCAGATTAATGAAGAAAAGCACCTTAGAGTCAAAATCCACTACTCAtttaaagttgcacaacaggtaggagCAGCAGTCATGAAAGCTAACCAAACCCATGGAATAATCAAGCATACCTTTGACTAATGAAAAGAAGGAAGTGATTTTAATTGTATAATTCTCTGGTGcaccccatttggattactgtatccaagcacggTGACCTCACCTTCAAAAGGACATagttgctctggagaaagtgcaacattaGGCAACAAAACACATTCCAGAGCCAAGTCAACTCTTGAATCAGGAACAGTCGAGGGCCAGAAACAACACTGCAAGCCAAGCATGACAgggtggatctcattgaaacttaacATAATGAACAATTTCGAAGAATGTTGATCCAttatctcgaggttatcttgagatgattttaggTCTTGGCATCCCtgtggcccgatcctcgaccaagcctcctttttgttacacattcccaggaagcagcccatagcagctgtctaactcccaggtaccaatttactgctcagTGAACAGggaaatcagggtgaaagaaactctgcccatttcacacagaaatcccaatagcgtgatgcttcaaataaacaaatctttgttcatctgcccatttgtttccgcctccatggGGGATCAAACCCTTAGGAGTATGAATCCCCAGTGCTGTCCACTGAGCTGTTAGGTCatggacaatttcttcaaaaggacagatgtgacacaaacaaggagcaacggtttcaagctcgacAAGCCACAgtctaggactgagaacaggagatgttttttcacccacatggttataaacccatggaactgcctacctgccaaagccataaatgccaaagttttgttaaattttaaaatacaattggaaaagatcatcagagcTAATGGGGAAACTTTGACAAGCTGTCGGCTTTCTGTTctcgtcaaggccactagtgttaggtggccctcaggtaaataaaGCTTTCCATTATACAGTATTACTgtatacatgtacagtatatatataatttgtaactATTTAATTTGAGTTATAAATACCATAGAAATTTTtatcaaacctaatctaacctactaCCTAGCATTACCTAACATGTGCTGAAGTCAGTAACTAATAACagagtcagtaattcatgttacataataataatattaactggAATAAACCATTTCGGGAAAGTAATGTTCGAAAATAAAAATCCCTCAGCCTGttaagcaaattgggccttgcatactaagcCAAATAGCCACAGTTCTGGCTACTGTATTAGgtacattatatattattttacatTGTATATTatattgcccgaaacactatgcgtgctagtagctatataagaatgtaagaactcttgtataaataaacaaataattacaaaaactttattatatattatatatatatatatatttttttttaaacctagaaggggtaccacctcttgtgcaagtgtagggacccatagcctcagagaagaaaaataaagagtactcagagaagaccttgtggatccacactgaacactgatattttcttctcctaccacccttattatatatttattatataatatatataattatatacataaatatatattatatatatataattatttttatataattttaattattaagagttttcagtcgtatatagtcctggggaccattcaggcttgttcgcatataattatatatatatatattatatatatatatatatatttatagtacaAAACGGATTTGTTTCGGATACTCTCAGACATTTGGGTCTGAGAGAATATttggatgatattcttgagagatataagaattttgcaccaagattgtaatattttgttgaattatctgcatgtctcttgcaaattgtctatacagtatacctaggtcataaaagtatttgtgtgtacgtctgataacatactccttgtgaaggaagaaatgtatatgtttacctctcagaatgtttggcaatatgtttatttgtgatgtgtgtctatgtatatattaacacgttgtactgaatggggtgagaatagcttgagctacctcatccctttgtgtgtattttacctcaataaacttatttcaatttcaatttcagctcACCATGAAGAtacaccccacaacagttgcccaacTCCACGGTTCCTTTTTACTTCTAGCTGGCCAGACCCCAACAGATATGCCgtcctcatcaaggccactagagaAGTAGTGACCCTCGGGTTAAATTCAGGtttaaggaaacgtgcccaaacgtctcGCACTGCCCGAGGATCAAGTGTTGCTAGGAAGCATGCACAGGGTGCAGGGCAAAACATGTTGCCGTATTAAGCTGGTAACTATACATATGGCTATAATAACTAAATATTTTGAAAGTAATAACACACAGGACTATTGCTTACCGGTACTGTGCCGACCACTGGGATCTTGACTCAGAGGCGCCTGACTGTTGAGTGGCCGGGGAGGTGCTGGGACATGATAGGGGATGGGTGGGGGAGGGCATGGCCGGGAGAGGTGCATGGCCTGGGGGGagtggactgggggtgggggggctcCTGGCCTAAGGGGGGCGCCGAGcccggggagaggggagagtggggtTCATTCCCGGGGGGAGGGTCTCCCGGCCAGAGAATTGAGGGGGTGGGAGAGTCAGActtggggagagggagagaatgatCAGGGAGACGCTGGGGAAGGGCCCCTGGGGAGGGCTGGTGCTGGGGAGTCCCTGGGTGGGGCTGTAAGGGaccggtggtggggagggggggaagggatgaTCATGGGTGGGGGTAATCGCGAAAATTTGTCTTAGATAATAATTatctccctgacaagagagagcaagcttagaGGCACGTATGAGGCACaaaatctatagacatccatatatactgaaatacatgtgaagaacctcacacacactcacagctccctgacaatagAGAACAAGCTTAGCTTCAACACCCACACTTtgtatcagcaaggcggacagctcgccaGCTTTCATAACTCTCACTGTAATTTCCCATTTCTAAATTTCCCTTTACctatgcctctccatcctcttaTCCTCTTTACCCCCCTCCCCCGAAACAAAAGACACAAAACTAAAGGgacaatgtactcacctagttgtgcttgcgggggttgagctctttggtcccgcctctcagctgtcaatcaactggtgaacagattcctgagcctactgggctctatcatatctacatttgaaactatagaatttggctccaccacatcactgcctaatgcattccatctgttaactactcagacactgaaaaattctaacGTCACTTAGGCTTTTTAGCGTGTAGGTGTGCGGAAAAATACATAGTgtgcctatacatagacaagacactgaacttcagcacccacatacaacacatagcgaAAAatgtcagatattatgttccccactctgctctacTCCTGTTATActacgcactaatctatccctatcttacatacggtatctatgcatggggttcacccactgcaaattacctcaagcctatcAAGCCtcggcaaaaatctgctatcagaactataacaaactgtgtcttcagacaacacacagcccctctgtttaagtccctctacatgctaaacatacactcactccacacattcttatgtgctatctacatgtacaaaatcTTGTTCCTAAATGTTAATCTTTTAATCGTTAAtcttctgaaacttttccttgataggtataatagaacccatgagcaccacaccaaaaataaatatatCTGATATCCTCAGATTCAAACTAAATCTGTACAAACACTCCATGCACATAAAAGTACCCAGTCAATGGAACtccctccctaatgaattaaaaaattgtccagcctatgccttattcaaaagtaacaccaaaaagtacctaatttcatcctcaaagcttcctaccttgtgcttcaaacttacACTGTACCTTgtgctacccacttccccaataatcTTATATAATCTCAcctacccattgtaccttcttttaaataaatattattattacatgtgcgCATTCACTAAGGTTAAAAAATCGCGATGTTTACATGAATTTACCTGAGGTCCACCATCTCCCAAGTGGCCTCGACGGGTTCCGGTGGCTTGTATAAGGTCCCCCCATTTTTCCTCGATGTTTTTTTTTCACCTAGATATTGAACCGCAGTAATAGTTTAGCATTTACTGCTTCGgcgggtaagcggttccatgagtttataACCCCAAATGGCGGAGAGAAGGATGGAGAATTCCATTTTCCAGGATACCGTTCACTATTCAGAAAGGACAACAATGGGAGCAGGTGTAATG
Proteins encoded in this window:
- the LOC123769361 gene encoding lysosomal protective protein isoform X2: MHLSRPCPPPPIPYHVPAPPRPLNSQAPLSQDPSGRHSTVVKMHKLVAVVAYLAIGALGAPAADEITHLPGLNHIIPFRHYSGYLSGAEGKNLHYWFVESSRSPADDPLVLWMNGGPGCSSMEGLLAELGPYRVNPDGKTLKKNIYAWNTMANVLFLEAPACVGYSYDSNGDCSTGDNETSLSNYLALKDFFTTKFPEYRKNEFYITGESYAGVYVPTLAVRVLEGQEDFNINLQGYAIGNGLSSYKLNDDSIIFFAYFHGLFGEDLWVRLVTHCCEGGRVSKDGCNFYQTHWPLCSKAVNKASDIIYNEGLNMYNLYDNCPTATGGNFSRYEADLSNILRRHKYHSKMLLQTKKRLSTFTLDPPCTNGTNLLMYMNNPEVRKAIHIPESVQKFELCSDEVNANYKREYDTMKPQYEYLTTRVRGLVYNGDIDMACNFLGDEWFVESLGLKVLEQRKMWHQGGQVGGFVKRFQNLDLLTIRGAGHMVPEDKPAPALKMITSFLFKKPY
- the LOC123769361 gene encoding lysosomal protective protein isoform X3, which translates into the protein MHKLVAVVAYLAIGALGAPAADEITHLPGLNHIIPFRHYSGYLSGAEGKNLHYWFVESSRSPADDPLVLWMNGGPGCSSMEGLLAELGPYRVNPDGKTLKKNIYAWNTMANVLFLEAPACVGYSYDSNGDCSTGDNETSLSNYLALKDFFTTKFPEYRKNEFYITGESYAGVYVPTLAVRVLEGQEDFNINLQGYAIGNGLSSYKLNDDSIIFFAYFHGLFGEDLWVRLVTHCCEGGRVSKDGCNFYQTHWPLCSKAVNKASDIIYNEGLNMYNLYDNCPTATGGNFSRYEADLSNILRRHKYHSKMLLQTKKRLSTFTLDPPCTNGTNLLMYMNNPEVRKAIHIPESVQKFELCSDEVNANYKREYDTMKPQYEYLTTRVRGLVYNGDIDMACNFLGDEWFVESLGLKVLEQRKMWHQGGQVGGFVKRFQNLDLLTIRGAGHMVPEDKPAPALKMITSFLFKKPY
- the LOC123769361 gene encoding lysosomal protective protein isoform X1, with product MDQHSSKLFIMLSFNEIHPVMLGLQCCFWPSTVPDSRVDLALECVLLPNVALSPEQLCPFEVVKMHKLVAVVAYLAIGALGAPAADEITHLPGLNHIIPFRHYSGYLSGAEGKNLHYWFVESSRSPADDPLVLWMNGGPGCSSMEGLLAELGPYRVNPDGKTLKKNIYAWNTMANVLFLEAPACVGYSYDSNGDCSTGDNETSLSNYLALKDFFTTKFPEYRKNEFYITGESYAGVYVPTLAVRVLEGQEDFNINLQGYAIGNGLSSYKLNDDSIIFFAYFHGLFGEDLWVRLVTHCCEGGRVSKDGCNFYQTHWPLCSKAVNKASDIIYNEGLNMYNLYDNCPTATGGNFSRYEADLSNILRRHKYHSKMLLQTKKRLSTFTLDPPCTNGTNLLMYMNNPEVRKAIHIPESVQKFELCSDEVNANYKREYDTMKPQYEYLTTRVRGLVYNGDIDMACNFLGDEWFVESLGLKVLEQRKMWHQGGQVGGFVKRFQNLDLLTIRGAGHMVPEDKPAPALKMITSFLFKKPY